From Sphingobacterium bambusae:
ATGCGCATGTCGGCGTTGGTCGAGATGATGGGCTTACCAAAGGTGAATATGCGCCGATCTTCTATAAGAAAGATCGCTTCAAGGCATTGGCTAATGGCGTTTTTTGGTTGTCGGCAACGCCGGAGAAACCGTCTAAAGGATGGGATGCGGCATTGCCACGCATATGCACCTGGTTGGAGCTTGAAGACAAGCTAACGAAAAAGCGCTTTTGGTATTTTAACCTGCATATGGATCATGTAGGCACCAAAGCCCGAGAAGAAAGCTGCAAATTGGTGCTTAAGAAGATGCAGCAATTCGTGAAAGCTGATGAAATCGCGATACTAACGGGAGATTTTAACGTGGATCAGGAAAACCCCATGTATCAGATACTAGCTGGATCTACCTTCTTGAATGATAGTTATGCCGCTGCTGCCTTTCGTTACGCTTGGAATGGTACCTTCAATGCATTTGATGCAAATCTATTTACCAAAAGTCGCATAGACCATGTGTTTGTAACGAAGAACGTAAAGGTCATGAAATATGCCGTGTTGACGGATAGCTATAGAAGTCCGAAAAGCGAAGATAGGGAGATAAAAAAAGGTGATTTTCCAAAAGAACTATCTTTCAAAGATTATACAGTGCGTATGCCCTCTGATCATTTTCCCGTCGTTGTGGATTTGACATTTTAGTGCTATCGTCAGCGAATAGGCTTGGTCGCTAAATTATCAGAAATGTTAGGTTGTGATTTTGCTTTTTGTTAACTTCACGACAGTTAACGACCAAGTCTACTTATGATGACGGCTTATGAAAAAGTACCCGCTGCCTGCTAACGAGCACGAAAGGTTGGCAAGGCTTGCTGCATACGATTTATTGGGACTGGAGAAAGATCCGGATTTGGATGTCTTTGCACAGGCAGCAAGTCTCATTACGGATTGTCCGATATCATTGATTGCGATGATGGAGAAGGACACCCAGATCATACAAAGTTGTATCGGCCTTGCTTTAGATGTTGTAGAGCGTCGCTATACGGCGTGCCAATACACGATATTGAGCAATGAGGTGTTGGTTATCGAAGATACCGATACGGACGCGCGCACAGCAGACAACCCCTTGATACGGGAAGGAAACATCCGATTTTATGCGGGCGTCCCCTTATTGGATGATGATGGCTATGCCTTGGGAACCTTGTGTGTGATTGATTATAAACCGAAAAAACTGGATGAAAAGCAAATAGATTCGTTAGAGAAGCTTGCAAAAGCTATCACCAAGATGTTATTGGCTAAAAAAAGAAGGATACAAGCCGGTTACTATGCCGAAATCTTTACCCTTACCAAGAATATCATTTGCGTGATCGATGAAACCTATCATTTGAAAGATGTTAATCCGGCCTTCGAAGAGGGGTTCGGGTTAGCGAAAGAA
This genomic window contains:
- a CDS encoding endonuclease/exonuclease/phosphatase family protein; this encodes MKIDTMKTMFLKFFLSTMLLGMVALQAQELRVGSYNIRYDNEGDRQHGNGWPNRLPVISSIIRHIDFDVFGAQEVLHHQLLQLDSTLGTVYAHVGVGRDDGLTKGEYAPIFYKKDRFKALANGVFWLSATPEKPSKGWDAALPRICTWLELEDKLTKKRFWYFNLHMDHVGTKAREESCKLVLKKMQQFVKADEIAILTGDFNVDQENPMYQILAGSTFLNDSYAAAAFRYAWNGTFNAFDANLFTKSRIDHVFVTKNVKVMKYAVLTDSYRSPKSEDREIKKGDFPKELSFKDYTVRMPSDHFPVVVDLTF